A region from the Variovorax sp. RKNM96 genome encodes:
- a CDS encoding CDP-alcohol phosphatidyltransferase family protein: MSIATRIPLLLTALRALLAPVIVALAILHPAPWAFGVCLIAGFLSDVFDGVIARRLGIATPGLRRLDSIADTVFYVAATFAAWHLYPQVIKAHAGALLLLVALEATRYVFDLVKFKREASYHMWSSKAWGLALFAAFFALLACGYTGAWIAAPIYLGIVADIEGLAISLVLREWKSDVPSIVHALRLRRAGAAMRA, encoded by the coding sequence GTGAGCATCGCGACCCGGATTCCGCTGCTGCTCACCGCGCTGCGCGCCCTGCTCGCGCCGGTCATCGTGGCGTTGGCCATCCTCCATCCGGCACCGTGGGCATTCGGCGTCTGCCTCATCGCGGGTTTTCTCTCGGACGTGTTCGACGGCGTCATCGCCCGCAGGCTGGGCATCGCGACGCCCGGCCTGCGCCGGCTCGACAGCATCGCCGACACCGTCTTCTACGTGGCCGCGACGTTCGCCGCGTGGCACCTGTACCCGCAGGTCATCAAGGCGCATGCCGGCGCACTGCTGCTGCTCGTTGCGCTCGAGGCGACGCGGTACGTCTTCGACCTCGTGAAGTTCAAGCGCGAAGCCAGCTATCACATGTGGTCGTCGAAGGCTTGGGGCCTTGCGCTCTTCGCGGCCTTCTTCGCGCTGCTGGCATGCGGCTACACCGGCGCGTGGATCGCGGCGCCGATCTACCTGGGGATCGTGGCCGACATCGAGGGACTGGCGATCTCGCTGGTGCTCAGGGAGTGGAAGTCGGACGTGCCTTCGATCGTTCAC